In one window of Cydia fagiglandana chromosome 1, ilCydFagi1.1, whole genome shotgun sequence DNA:
- the LOC134680393 gene encoding U4/U6.U5 tri-snRNP-associated protein 1 — protein sequence MGSKKHKKESKKKKHRSRSRSPLEGEERERKRHRKHKDRKKDRSPDVEEVPVDSHLTDRYEPGFESSPSSNGERERERSLRRERVRDEPVSTREVSYPRDSYSRESSPRAGGSAAEGAGAGESLSIEDTNRLRAKLGLKPLEVQEKPDDDGKFKDDLGEFYHKPAANLAQQRRTEKIRERLELRKEKRQMEMKLQTTLLAEGSDEEDASAWVNKSRDIEKQKQEAAKRAAMLDEMDAVFGVSALVEEEERADRSLAYSASALTGLRVAHDLNSLADERDTVLTLADKDVLAEDAEDVLVNVNIVDDERYKKNIESRKKAKTGYQAYDDEADLEAAALGYQKPVLSKYDEELDKEAAEKRRGFVLGDHAGIEAQRFRDMMRQERMRGGPDKRLETLKLPELKLASDYLSEAELNAKFKKTKRRGKIRKKAKEEPIDVDDYDAAAAPLETDDTDVKVEQLKTSLVIDEEEVEVDSELQTALARARRLRQAEHTPIVPKVEEILEKVKEEPEGEEPTDGVMVLDACAEFCRTLGDIPTYGQAGNRDHTQEIMDFEREEADPEPSGAEGSGAWSRVDLAEEAPADLLAGGAALAAEPALGHGVAGALQLALSKGYLERAGPQPAPRAALTHLLQARHYTIEDKTQGDDDKHGRRERGGGGGGPLTEFREKSSFRPRIKLEYADDDGRPLAPKEAFRYLSHKFHGKGPGKNKQEKRIKKQLQEGLMKKMSSTDTPLGTLQMLQDKQKETKSAYVVLSGAKRDPPR from the exons ATGGGTTCCAAAAAACATAAGAAGGAGTCAAAAAAGAAGAAGCACAGGAGTCGGTCGCGGTCTCCTCTGGAAGGCGAAGAACGTGAACGGAAAAGGCACAGAAAACACAAGGATCGCAAAAAGGACCGGTCCCCAGACG TTGAGGAGGTGCCAGTGGATTCCCATTTAACAGACCGGTACGAGCCAGGCTTCGAGTCGTCGCCCAGCAGCAACGGCGAGCGCGAGCGTGAGCGCAGCTTGCGGAGGGAGCGCGTGCGTGATGAACCAGTCAG CACGCGCGAAGTCAGTTACCCGCGAGATAGTTACTCGCGCGAGTCGTCACCTCGCGCAGGTGGGAGCGCGGCGGAGGGCGCCGGCGCTGGGGAGAGCCTTTCCATCGAGGACACGAACAGATTGCGAGCCAAGCTCGGGTTAAAGCCTCTAGAGGTTCAGGAGAAACCAGATG ATGACGGCAAGTTCAAAGATGATTTGGGGGAGTTTTACCACAAGCCGGCCGCGAACCTCGCGCAGCAGCGACGCACCGAGAAAATACGCGAGCGGCTGGAGTTGCGCAAAGAAAAGAGACAAATGGAAATGAA ATTGCAAACAACTCTGCTGGCAGAAGGCTCCGACGAAGAAGACGCGTCGGCCTGGGTGAACAAGTCTCGCGACATTGAGAAACAGAAACAGGAGGCTGCTAAGAGG GCGGCCATGTTAGATGAGATGGACGCAGTATTCGGCGTGTCAGCCCTGGTCGAAGAGGAGGAGCGTGCCGACCGCTCCCTAGCCTACAGTGCCTCTGCGCTGACGGGCCTGCGGGTCGCACACGACCTCAACTCT TTGGCAGACGAACGCGACACAGTGCTGACGCTGGCCGACAAGGACGTGCTCGCCGAGGACGCGGAGGACGTGCTCGTCAACGTCAACATCGTGGACGACGAGCGCTACAAGAAG AACATCGAGTCCCGCAAGAAGGCCAAGACCGGCTACCAGGCGTACGACGACGAGGCGGACCTGGAAGCCGCCGCCCTGGGCTATCAGAAACCCGTGCTCTCCAAATACGACGAGGAATTGGATAAG gaaGCAGCGGAGAAACGTCGCGGCTTCGTTCTCGGCGACCACGCGGGCATTGAAGCACAGCGCTTCCGAGACATGATG CGGCAAGAACGGATGCGTGGGGGGCCAGACAAGAGGCTGGAGACGCTCAAACTGCCTGAACTCAAGCTCGCATCAGACTATCTCAGCGAGGCTGAGTTAAACGCCAAATTCAAGAAGACCAAGCGCAGG GGTAAGATACGCAAGAAGGCGAAGGAGGAGCCAATAGATGTCGATGATTATGACGCTGCCGCTGCACCTCTAGAAACCGACGACACAG ATGTAAAGGTGGAGCAGCTGAAGACTTCTCTGGTGATCGACGAGGAGGAGGTGGAAGTGGACTCAGAGTTGCAAACGGCGTTGGCCCGAGCGCGCCGCCTGCGGCAGGCCGAGCACACGCCCATCGTGCCGAAG GTGGAGGAAATCCTGGAAAAAGTGAAAGAGGAGCCCGAAGGCGAGGAGCCGACCGACGGGGTGATGGTTCTGGACGCCTGCGCCGAGTTCTGCCGCACGCTAGGAGACATCCCCACCTACGGCCAGGCCGGCAATCGCGATCACACGCAGGAGATCATG GACTTCGAGCGGGAAGAGGCGGACCCGGAGCCCTCGGGGGCGGAGGGGTCGGGCGCGTGGAGCCGCGTGGACCTGGCGGAGGAGGCGCCGGCCGACCTGCTGGCGGGCGGCGCCGCGCTGGCGGCCGAGCCCGCGCTGGGCCACGGCGTGGCGGGCGCGCTGCAGCTGGCGCTCAGCAAGGGCTACCTAGAGCGCGCCGGCCCGcagcccgcgccgcgcgccgcgctcACCCACCTGCTGCAGGCCCGACACTACACCATCGAAGACAAGACGCAGGG CGACGACGATAAGCACGGGCGGcgcgagcgcggcggcggcggcggcgggccgcTCACCGAGTTCCGCGAGAAGTCGTCGTTCCGGCCGCGCATCAAGCTGGAGTACGCGGACGACGACGGCCGCCCGCTGGCCCCCAAGGAGGCCTTCCGCTACCTCTCGCACAAGTTCCACGGCAAGGGCCCCGGCAAGAACAAGCAGGAGAAGCGCATCAAGAAACAGCTGCAAGAGGGG ctgATGAAGAAGATGAGCTCAACCGACACGCCGCTAGGCACGCTACAGATGCTTCAGGATAAGCAGAAGGAGACGAAATCGGCCTATGTGGTGCTGTCGGGTGCAAAGCGTGATCCACCACGCTAA